A genomic region of Anas platyrhynchos isolate ZD024472 breed Pekin duck chromosome 19, IASCAAS_PekinDuck_T2T, whole genome shotgun sequence contains the following coding sequences:
- the LOC101790909 gene encoding myosin heavy chain, skeletal muscle, adult, with translation MASADAEMAVFGEAAPYLRKSEKERIEAQNKPFDAKSSVFVAHPKESFVKGTIQSRETGKVTVKTEGGETLTVKEDQIFSMNPPKYDKIEDMAMMTHLHEPAVLYNLKERYAAWMIYTYSGLFCVTVNPYKWLPVYNPEVVLAYRGKKRQEAPPHIFSISDNAYQFMLTDRENQSILITGESGAGKTVNTKRVIQYFATIAASGEKKKEEQSGKMQGTLEDQIISANPLLEAFGNAKTVRNDNSSRFGKFIRIHFGATGKLASADIETYLLEKSRVTFQLKAERSYHIFYQVTSNKKPELIEMLLITTNPYDYPFVSQGEITVPSIDDKEELMATDSAIDILGFTADEKTAIYKLTGAVMHYGNLKFKQKQREEQAEPDGTEVADKAAYLMGLNSADMLKALCYPRVKVGNEYVTKGQTVQQVHNAVGALAKAVYERMFLWMVVRINQQLDTKQPRQYFIGVLDIAGFEIFDFNSFEQLCINFTNEKLQQFFNHHMFVLEQEEYKKEGIEWTFIDFGMDLAACIELIEKPMGIFSILEEECMFPKATDTSFKNKLYDQHLGKSSNFQKPKPTKGKVEAHFSLIHYAGTVDYNITGWLEKNKDPLNETVIGLYQKSSLKTLALLFANYGGAEAEASAGAGKKGGKKKGSSFQTVSALFRENLNKLMTNLRSTHPHFVRCIIPNETKTPGAMEHELVLHQLRCNGVLEGIRICRKGFPNRVLYADFKQRYKVLNASAIPEGQFIDSKKACEKLLGSIDIDHTQYKFGHTKVFFKAGLIGLLEEMRDEKLAQLITRTQARCRGFLMRVEYQKMVERRESIFCIQYNIRAFMNVKHWPWMKLFFKIKPLLKSAESEKEMANMKQEFEKTKEELAKSEAKRKELEEKMVKLVQEKNDLQLQVQAEADALADAEERCDQLIKTKIQLEAKVKEVTERAEDEEEINAELTAKKRKLEDECSELKKDIDDLELTLAKVEKEKHATENKVKNLTEEMAALDETIVKLTKEKKALQEAHQQTLDDLQAEEDKVNTLTKAKTKLEQQVDDLEGSLEQEKKLRMDLERAKRKLEGDLKLAHDSIMDLENDKQQLDEKLKKKDFEISQIQSKIEDEQLLGMQLQKKIKELQARIEELEEEIEAERTSRAKAEKHRADLSRELEEISERLEEAGGATAAQVEMNKKREAEFQKMRRDLEEATLQHEATAATLRKKHADSTAELGEQIDNLQRVKQKLEKEKSELKMEIDDLASNMESVSKAKANLEKMCRTLEDQLSEFKTKEEQNQRMISDLSAQRARLQTESGEYARQVEEKDALISQLSRGKQAFTQQIEELKRQLEEEIKAKNALAHGLQSARHDCDLLREQYEEEQEAKGELQRALSKANSEVAQWRTKYETDAIQRTEELEEAKKKLAQRLQDAEEHVEAVNAKCASLEKTKQRLQNEVEDLMIDVERANAACAALDKKQKNFDKILAEWKQKYEETQAELEASQKESRSLSTELFKMKNAYEESLDHLETLKRENKNLQQEISDLTEQIAEGGKAIHELEKVKKQIEQEKSEIQAALEEAEASLEHEEGKILRLQLELNQVKSEIDRKIAEKDEEIDQLKRNHLRIVESLQSSLDAEIRSRNEALRLKKKMEGDLNEMEIQLSHANRVAAEAQKNLRNTQAVLKDTQIHLDDALRTQEDLKEQVAMVERRANLLQAEIEELRAALEQTERSRKVAEQELLDASERVQLLHTQNTSLINTKKKLETDIAQIQSEMEDTIQEARNAEEKAKKAITDAAMMAEELKKEQDTSAHLERMKKNLDQTVKDLQHRLDEAEQLALKGGKKQIQKLEARVRELEGEVDAEQKRSAEAVKGVRKYERRVKELTYQSEEDRKNILRLQDLVDKLQMKVKSYKRQSEEAEELSNVNLSKFRKIQHELEEAEERADIAESQVNKLRAKSREFHRRIEEEE, from the exons ATGGCCTCTGCAGATGCGGAGATGGCTGTTTTTGGGGAGGCGGCTCCCTACCTCCGAAagtcagaaaaggaaagaattgaGGCCCAGAACAAACCTTTTGATGCCAAGTCATCCGTCTTTGTGGCCCATCCCAAGGAATCCTTTGTAAAAGGGACAATCCAGAGCAGGGAAACAGGGAAGGTCACTGTGAAAACTGAAGGTGGAGAg ACTCTGACCGTGAAGGAAGATCAAATCTTTTCCATGAACCCTCCCAAGTATGATAAAATTGAGGACATGGCCATGATGACCCACCTCCACGAACCCGCTGTGCTGTACAACCTCAAAGAGCGTTATGCAGCCTGGATGATCTAC ACTTACTCGGGTCTCTTCTGTGTCACCGTCAACCCCTACAAGTGGCTGCCAGTGTACAACCCGGAGGTGGTGTTGGCCTACCGAGGCAAAAAGCGCCAGGAGGCCCCTCCACACATCTTCTCCATCTCTGACAACGCCTATCAGTTCATGCTGACTG ACCGCGAGAATCAGTCAATCCTGATCAC TGGAGAATCTGGTGCAGGGAAGACTGTGAACACAAAGCGCGTCATCCAGTACTTTGCAACAATTGCAGCTAgtggggagaagaagaaggaggagcagTCTGGCAAAATGCAG GGAACACTAGAGGATCAAATCATCAGCGCCAACCCACTGCTGGAGGCATTCGGAAATGCCAAGACTGTGAGGAATGACAACTCCTCGCGCTTT GGCAAATTCATCAGAATCCACTTTGGGGCCACAGGCAAACTGGCTTCTGCTGACATTGAAACTT ATCTGCTGGAGAAGTCCAGAGTCACTTTCCAGCTCAAGGCAGAAAGAAGCTACCACATTTTTTATCAGGTCACCTCCAACAAGAAGCCAGAGCTAATTG aaatgctccTTATCACCACCAACCCATATGACTACCCTTTTGTGAGTCAAGGTGAGATCACTGTTCCCAGCATTGATGACAAGGAGGAGTTGATGGCTACAGAT AGTGCCATTGACATCCTGGGCTTCACTGCTGACGAGAAGACTGCCATCTACAAGCTGACAGGGGCTGTCATGCACTACGGCAACTTGAAGTTCaagcagaaacagagagaggagcaggcagagccagATGGCACAGAAG TTGCTGACAAGGCTGCCTATCTTATGGGCCTGAATTCAGCTGACATGCTGAAGGCATTGTGTTACCCTCGAGTCAAAGTTGGGAATGAATATGTGACCAAGGGTCAAACCGTGCAGCAG gTTCACAATGCTGTAGGTGCTCTGGCAAAGGCTGTCTATGAGAGGATGTTCTTGTGGATGGTTGTTCGTATCAACCAGCAGCTGGATacaaagcagcccaggcagtaCTTCATTGGTGTCTTGGACATTGCTGGCTTTGAGATCTTTGAT TTCAACAGCTTTGAGCAGCTGTGCATCAACTTCACCAATGAGAAACTGCAGCAGTTCTTCAATCACCACATGTTTGTACTGGAGCAGGAGGAGTACAAGAAGGAAGGGATTGAATGGACATTCATTGACTTTGGGATGGACCTGGCTGCCTGCATTGAGCTCATTGAGAAG CCCATGGGCATCTTCTCCATCCTGGAAGAGGAGTGCATGTTCCCCAAGGCAACTGACACCTCTTTCAAGAACAAGCTCTATGACCAGCATCTGGGCAAGTCCAGCAATTTCCAGAAGCCCAAGCCTACCAAAGGCAAGGTTGAGGCCCACTTCTCCTTGATACACTATGCTGGCACGGTGGACTACAACATCACTGGCTGGCTTGAGAAGAACAAGGACCCCCTGAATGAAACTGTTATTGGGTTATACCAGAAGTCTTCACTGAAAACACTGGCCTTACTCTTTGCCAACTATGGTGGAGCAGAAGCAG agGCTAGTGCTGGTGCTGGCAAGAAAGGTGGCAAGAAGAAGGGTTCTTCATTCCAGACGGTCTCCGCTCTTTTCCGG GAAAATCTAAACAAGCTGATGACAAATCTGAGAAGCACCCACCCCCATTTTGTACGCTGCATCAtcccaaatgaaacaaaaacacctg GTGCCATGGAACATGAGCTGGTGCTGCATCAGCTTCGGTGTAACGGTGTGCTGGAAGGGATCAGAATTTGCAGGAAAGGATTTCCCAACAGAGTCCTGTATGCAGATTTTAAACAGAG ATACAAAGTATTAAATGCAAGTGCTATTCCAGAGGGACAGTTCATTGACAGCAAGAAGGCTTGTGAGAAACTTCTTGGATCAATTGATATAGACCACACACAATATAAGTTTGGTCACACCAAG GTGTTCTTCAAAGCTGGGCTGATAGGCCTTTTGGAAGAGATGAGGGATGAGAAGCTGGCACAGCTCATTACTCGCACACAAGCCAGGTGCAGGGGCTTCCTAATGAGAGTGGAGTACCAGAAAATGGTGGAGAGGAg AGAGTCCATCTTCTGCATCCAGTACAACATTCGTGCATTCATGAATGTCAAGCACTGGCCCTGGATGAAGCTGTTCTTCAAAATCAAGCCCTTGCTGAAGAGTGCAGAATCTGAGAAGGAGATGGCCAACATGAAACAAGAGTTTGAGAAAACCAAGGAAGAACTTGCAAAGTCTGAGGCAAAGAGGAAGGAGTTGGAGGAGAAAATGGTGAAGCTTGTGCAGGAGAAAAATGATCTGCAGCTTCAAGTGCAGGCT GAAGCTGACGCTTTAGCCGATGCTGAGGAAAGGTGTGACCAGCTCATCAAAACCAAAATCCAGCTGGAAGCCAAAGTAAAGGAGGTGACTGAAAGGgctgaggatgaggaggaaattAATGCTGAGCTGACAGCCAAGAAGAGGAAACTGGAGGATGAATGTTCAGAGCTGAAGAAAGACATTGATGACCTGGAGTTAACCTTGGCCAAGgttgagaaggaaaaacatgcTACCGAAAACAAG GTGAAAAACCTTACAGAGGAGATGGCAGCTCTGGATGAGACCATTGTGAAGCtgacaaaagagaagaaagcccTCCAAGAGGCCCACCAGCAGACACTGGACGACCTGCAGGCTGAAGAGGACAAAGTCAATACATTGACCAAAGCAAAAACCAAGCTGGAGCAGCAAGTGGATGAT CTGGAAGGGTCCCTGGAGCAAGAGAAGAAACTGCGCATGGACCTTGAAAGGGCTAAGAGGAAACTTGAGGGAGACCTGAAGCTGGCCCACGATAGCATAATGGATTTGGAAAATGATAAGCAGCAGCTGGATGAGAAACTGAAGAA GAAAGACTTTGAAATCAGCCAGATCCAGAGCAAAATTGAAGATGAGCAACTTCTTGGCATGCAATTGCAGAAGAAGATCAAGGAGCTGCAG GCCCGTATCGAGGAACTGGAGGAGGAAATTGAGGCAGAGCGAACCTCTCGGGCAAAAGCAGAGAAGCACCGTGCTGACCTCTCCAGAGAGCTGGAGGAGATCAGCGAGCGCCTGGAAGAAGCGGGAGGGGCTACGGCAGCTCAGGTTGAGATGAACAAGAAGCGTGAGGCAGAATTTCAGAAGATGCGCCGTGACCTCGAAGAGGCCACGCTGCAGCACGAAGCCACAGCTGCCACCCTGCGGAAGAAGCACGCAGACAGCACAGCTGAGCTTGGGGAGCAGATCGACAACCTGCAACGAGTCAAGcagaagctggagaaggagaagagtgAGCTGAAGATGGAGATAGATGACTTGGCCAGTAACATGGAGTCTGTTTCTAAAGCCAAG GCAAACCTGGAGAAGATGTGCCGCACTCTGGAAGACCAACTaagtgaatttaaaacaaaagaagagcAGAATCAACGCATGATCAGTGATCTCAGTGCTCAAAGAGCTCGTCTACAGACAGAATCTG GTGAATATGCACGCCAGGTTGAGGAGAAAGATGCTTTAATTTCTCAGCTTTCTAGAGGGAAACAGGCGTTCACCCAACAGATTGAGGAACTGAAGCGACAACTAGAGGAAGAGATAAAG GCCAAGAATGCCCTGGCCCATGGCTTGCAGTCTGCTCGTCACGACTGTGACTTGCTCCGGGAACAATatgaggaggagcaggaagcCAAGGGTGAGCTGCAGCGTGCCCTGTCCAAAGCCAACAGCGAAGTGGCCCAGTGGAGAACCAAATATGAGACAGACGCTATTCAGCGCACAGAAGAGCTGGAGGAGGCCAA GAAGAAGCTGGCACAGCGCCTGCAGGATGCAGAGGAACACGTTGAAGCTGTCAACGCCAAATGTGCTTCCCTggaaaagacaaagcagaggctgcagaaCGAGGTGGAAGACCTGATGATTGACGTGGAGCGAGCAAATGCTGCCTGCGCAGCTCTGGACAAGAAGCAGAAGAACTTTGACAAG ATCCTGGCAGAGTGGAAGCAGAAGTACGAGGAAACACAGGCTGAGCTGGAAGCTTCCCAGAAGGAGTCTCGCTCTCTCAGCACGGAGCTGTTTAAGATGAAGAATGCCTATGAGGAGTCCCTGGACCACCTGGAAACGCTGAAGCGTGAGAACAAGAACTTGCAGC AGGAGATTTCTGACCTCACGGAGCAGATTGCAGAGGGAGGAAAGGCGATCCACGAGCTGGAGAAAGTCAAGAAGCAGATTGAGCAGGAGAAATCTGAAATCCAGGCTGCCTTGGAGGAAGCTGAG GCCTCCCTAGAACATGAAGAGGGGAAAATCCTGCGCCTCCAGCTGGAGCTCAACCAGGTCAAGTCTGAGATTGACAGGAAGATCGCAGAGAAAGATGAGGAAATCGACCAGCTGAAGAGAAATCACCTCAGAATTGTGGAGTCCTTGCAGAGCAGTCTGGATGCTGAGATCAGGAGCAGGAACGAAGCCCTGCGGCTGAAGAAGAAGATGGAGGGAGACCTGAATGAAATGGAGATCCAGCTGAGCCATGCCAACCGTGTGGCTGCAGAGGCACAAAAGAACCTGAGAAACACACAGGCAGTGCTCAAG GATACCCAGATACATTTGGATGATGCACTCAGGACGCAGGAAGACCTGAAGGAGCAGGTGGCCATGGTGGAGCGCAGAGCAAACCTCTTGCAGGCTGAGATTGAGGAGCTGCGGGCAGCCCTGGAGCAGACGGAGCGGTCAAGGAAAGTGGCTGAGCAGGAGCTTCTGGATGCAAGCGAGCGTGTGCAGCTCCTCCATACCCAG AACACCAGCTTGATCAACACCAAGAAGAAGCTGGAAACAGACATTGCCCAAATTCAGAGTGAAATGGAAGACACCATCCAGGAAGCCCGCAATGCTGAAGAGAAGGCCAAGAAGGCCATCACAGAT GCGGCCATGATGGCGGAAGAGCTGAAGAAGGAGCAGGACACCAGTGCCCACCTAGAGAGAATGAAGAAGAACCTGGACCAGACGGTGAAAGACCTGCAGCACCGTCTGGATGAGGCTGAGCAGCTGGCACTGAAGGGAGGCAAGAAGCAAATCCAAAAGCTGGAGGCCAGG GTGCGGGAGCTGGAAGGGGAGGTAGATGCTGAGCAGAAGCGCAGTGCTGAAGCCGTGAAGGGTGTGCGCAAGTACGAGAGGAGGGTGAAGGAGCT